TCATCCTGCTAAGGAAGATGACAAGAACAAGCGAGGAACTTCGAGTTTCGCTCTGTACAGACCGTATCCTCTCTTTCCTCCGATCACTTCTCGTTTCACGTTACAACCTCGTTCAGACAAACGCGGCAGCTTCTCTAGTCAACCTCTCGCTcgagaaacaaaacaaagtgAAGATCGTACGTTCAGGCTTCGTTCCCTTATTAATCGACGTGCTTAAATCGGGAACAACGGAGGCTCAGGAGCACGTCGCCGGAGTTTTGTTTAGTTTAGCGTTGGAGGATGAGAACAAAATGGTGATCGGAGTTCTCGGCGCGGTGGAGCCTCTCCTCCATGCGTTACGTTCTTCGGAGAGCGAAAGAGCGCGTCAAGACGCGGCTCTTGCGTTGTATCACTTATCGTTGGTTCCTAGTAACAGGACTAGGCTGGTTAGAGCGGGTGCGGTGGCGACTCTGCTTTCGATGGTTAGGTCCGGTGAGTCCACGAGTAGGATACTTTTGGTGCTTTGTAACCTCGCGGCGTGTCCTGACGGAAAAGGAGCAATGCTGGAGGGTAACGCGGTGGCCATTCTGGTGGGGAAGCTAAGAGAAGGTGGTGGAGAAGATTCTGAGGCGGCGCGTGAGAATTGTGTGGCGGTTTTGTTGACGCTTTGTCAAGGGAATTTGAGGTTTAGGGGGTTGGCGAGTGAGGTGGGAGCTGAGGAAGTGTTGAAGGAAGTGGAGGAGAGAGGGAATGGGCGAGTGAAGGAGAATGCGGCGAAGATTCTGCAGGCGATGAGAGGAGGAAGCGGTGGAGGTAGTGCGTTTGGAGAAAATGGGGAGGCGCGTGAGTGGAACCGTATGCTTGAAGCGTCTGGGTTGAGTCGAACTCAGTTTCAAGGAGGACAAAACGGGGGTTTCGCCTGTTCTTCCCAGTTCtagctttttttgtttttgtttttggcttTGATTGGTGACATGAGTTACCATTGATTAAGTTTGAGTTAAGGGTGTAATTCAAAAATGTTACCATTCATgagttacttttatttttttgagttAGTGTTCGAGTTACAATGTATTATATATGAGTTACAATTTTGAGTTAATCCTTTGAAAAAATTGATAACTCAAGTCTTAACTCAACATCAAACAAAATGCCATGTATTAGAAGttgaattagtttttttttttggttttaagtcAGTTATCATACGGTTACTTTTTGAActttcacatttaaaaaaaatgcattCATAGTTGTCTCACGtgaaacatttattttatatagatgttTACTAGTTAGTCCATTTATAAACTATTAGTTCTATTTAAACTATCTAAGATTATTTCTATAATTTAATTGCTAAATCTATTTGGTAACTAAAGGTTTTTACATacattaaattatatgtaaatgttGTCCCAAGAAAAAAGTTGtcaaaaaaatgtatatgtaaatatatatgtacattttGGTAGAAGatttacataattatattactttatttccttaattttagtttaatttaatttacttagtttaatatattttaaatttaatcaattttataataaatttaattattatttataatttttttgttaacatgTTAAGTTATTATTactgatatttatattttatatatatatatatatatatatatactgcaATTTATACATCAAAAACGTTACCAGtcaataagtaaaaaaaattgtaactcaTATTTTTTCTGCGAATTCACAACATAAATCTACAGTTTCTACCACATAGTTTCTACTTCGAGTTACATcaagttataatttttattgtaaatcaACTTTAAATCAACATGTCACCAATCGGAgcctttgtttttgttttgattatcttcgctcttttttctttatcctttttgataaaaatgttttttttgtttgattgattgatatCAATGGGTGTAAATTATCAATTTGCGCGAAATGTAATAATACGTGATTATTGTTTCTATGTTGTTTAATACTAGAAGCGAAATGTCCATTTGTCTGTAAAGAGAGACTAATGCTTTTGCATTGTTAAATAATCACTTAAGGTTTATCTTGTTTGATAGTTAACACCTTGTTCGAAAACTCATAGATGGTTAAGTATTGATAAGTTAATATTTAGTTCCGAGTAtgtactaaatttttaaaaatgattacaaattactaaaattatttcaTCTCATCTTAtacattaattgagaagtcattTAAATGATGTTTGCTTATgtttcgttcatattatatataaggcactattagattttttttatgtttttaaagcaCACACATGATTTATAAATCACTTGTCAagattatgaaattatttataaacttcttcaaaacattttttctttacaaaatcattttattagagttttaactgatttataaaatttatataggtTTATAAATTCATTTGtaggatttataaaattttataaactcGTTTGAAAATGTTTCTTAATCTAATAAAACATTGGCTTTAGGTCCCTAATTTTTCGAAAAAATACATAGACATAGaggtctttaaaaaaaattgagaaaattgttttttagagcaaaaaaatgataactatgtccctttagactaatttCATATACTTTGTATTTCATTagactaattatttttaaaatggcagtaatgcctttaaatttgtaattttttattttttcattatttttttttataaaaaaaattaatttttttcaaaatatgaaagtgaataatcccaaatattttgtttccgtatttttaggaactgatttcttatccgtagaatataGCTAATCTGTAGAAGTTGATTTCTAcaggtttttagaattatagtaatatgtagattttgatttctacatgttttagatttacagtaaatctgtagaagtcggtttctacgtgttgtagatttatattaatgtgtagattttgatttctaaaaattttagatcagtaggttaagcgcggaatgtgtgttttaaatatttttagattcaatgaaaaaagtggattttgttttttacttcgtagaatgtcatttctactttattttaaacataatctaaaatttatgatttaaacatttttagaactaAGAAAAATACCACTAAGTTTCTATtggtattttatcaaaagttactattttttcaattctttttggttt
The nucleotide sequence above comes from Brassica napus cultivar Da-Ae chromosome A9, Da-Ae, whole genome shotgun sequence. Encoded proteins:
- the LOC106366156 gene encoding U-box domain-containing protein 41 isoform X2 translates to MGGTKKKWFSFHQRSASATTTTVPQHKHDETPPEFLCPITGFLMSDPVVVPSGQTFERLSVQVCRNVGYVPDLLDGTRPDFSTVIPNLAMKSTIFSWCDRNKVDHPRPPDSAYVENVVRARMNKDPQSRRIGTQPSSALGDPEPEILPPVAENSPSDYDAVMEAIRARSKNSLSPSPSPTTSLESVTVGQSPYHPTRAVSMFSSSSTTSSGVYIGAESPNAISFSSSDYSSSSSMSPEEEEIFNKLRTADIFDHEQGLILLRKMTRTSEELRVSLCTDRILSFLRSLLVSRYNLVQTNAAASLVNLSLEKQNKVKIVRSGFVPLLIDVLKSGTTEAQEHVAGVLFSLALEDENKMVIGVLGAVEPLLHALRSSESERARQDAALALYHLSLVPSNRTRLVRAGAVATLLSMVRSGESTSRILLVLCNLAACPDGKGAMLEGNAVAILVGKLREGGGEDSEAARENCVAVLLTLCQGNLRFRGLASEVGAEEVLKEVEERGNGRVKENAAKILQAMRGGSGGGSAFGENGEAREWNRMLEASGLSRTQFQGGQNGGFACSSQF
- the LOC106366156 gene encoding U-box domain-containing protein 41 isoform X1; this translates as MGGTKKKWFSFHQRSASATTTTVPQHKHDETPPEFLCPITGFLMSDPVVVPSGQTFERLSVQVCRNVGYVPDLLDGTRPDFSTVIPNLAMKSTIFSWCDRNKVDHPRPPDSAYVENVVRARMNKDPQSRRIGTQPTSKISGSALGDPEPEILPPVAENSPSDYDAVMEAIRARSKNSLSPSPSPTTSLESVTVGQSPYHPTRAVSMFSSSSTTSSGVYIGAESPNAISFSSSDYSSSSSMSPEEEEIFNKLRTADIFDHEQGLILLRKMTRTSEELRVSLCTDRILSFLRSLLVSRYNLVQTNAAASLVNLSLEKQNKVKIVRSGFVPLLIDVLKSGTTEAQEHVAGVLFSLALEDENKMVIGVLGAVEPLLHALRSSESERARQDAALALYHLSLVPSNRTRLVRAGAVATLLSMVRSGESTSRILLVLCNLAACPDGKGAMLEGNAVAILVGKLREGGGEDSEAARENCVAVLLTLCQGNLRFRGLASEVGAEEVLKEVEERGNGRVKENAAKILQAMRGGSGGGSAFGENGEAREWNRMLEASGLSRTQFQGGQNGGFACSSQF